A single window of Flavobacterium sp. 140616W15 DNA harbors:
- a CDS encoding endonuclease/exonuclease/phosphatase family protein, translating into MRTITFSALIFFNLLLLQLQAQTKKYVIHTVAFYNVENLFDTINNPTIRDDEWTPKGSRHWTSQRYFKKLENLARVMSEIGMPENPNPPTFIGCAEIENRGVLEDLIKQPKLIDKEFGIIHFDSPDHRGIDVALLYQKKYFKPVTYSNIPLIIYKKPIVSATDTIENKERRVFTRDQLLVTGFLDGEEINIIVNHWPSRSGGEQKSSPFREAAGALNRKIIDSLQRINPNAKVITMGDFNDGPYNKSVKVALGAKADKNYVSEYGMYNPFEDMAKRGMGTIAYRDWWDVFDQILVSQSLIKSDFNSFQFWKAGIFNKSYLIQNSGKYKGYPLRHAGTEVGFSDHFPVYIYLIKEKM; encoded by the coding sequence ATGAGAACAATTACTTTTTCGGCTTTAATTTTTTTTAATTTATTGCTACTACAGCTACAAGCACAAACGAAAAAGTATGTTATTCATACTGTGGCTTTTTATAATGTCGAAAATCTTTTTGATACCATAAACAATCCAACTATTCGCGATGATGAATGGACGCCAAAAGGTTCTAGACATTGGACATCTCAAAGATATTTTAAAAAATTAGAGAACCTCGCCAGAGTCATGTCTGAAATTGGAATGCCCGAAAATCCTAATCCGCCAACATTTATTGGGTGTGCCGAAATAGAAAATAGGGGAGTTCTGGAGGATTTAATAAAACAACCCAAGTTAATAGATAAAGAATTTGGAATTATTCATTTTGACTCGCCAGATCATCGGGGTATCGACGTAGCCCTGTTATATCAGAAGAAATATTTTAAACCAGTTACTTATTCGAATATTCCGCTTATTATTTATAAAAAACCGATAGTGAGTGCTACTGATACAATTGAGAATAAGGAGAGACGGGTGTTTACTCGAGATCAATTACTTGTAACGGGATTTCTTGATGGAGAGGAAATTAATATAATTGTTAATCACTGGCCGTCGCGTTCTGGTGGAGAACAAAAATCGAGTCCGTTTCGTGAAGCAGCGGGTGCATTGAATCGAAAAATAATTGATTCCCTGCAACGGATAAATCCTAACGCTAAAGTTATTACAATGGGAGATTTTAATGATGGCCCTTATAATAAAAGTGTAAAAGTTGCACTAGGAGCTAAAGCGGACAAGAATTATGTTAGCGAGTATGGAATGTATAATCCATTTGAGGATATGGCAAAGAGAGGAATGGGAACTATTGCCTATCGAGATTGGTGGGATGTTTTTGACCAGATTTTAGTTAGCCAATCTTTAATTAAATCAGACTTCAATTCTTTTCAATTCTGGAAAGCTGGAATTTTTAATAAATCGTATTTAATACAAAATTCAGGTAAATACAAAGGATATCCGTTACGACATGCAGGAACCGAAGTAGGATTTAGTGATCATTTTCCAGTTTATATCTATCTTATTAAAGAAAAAATGTAA
- a CDS encoding LD-carboxypeptidase, translating into MITPPYLQKGDTVALVATARKNIDDNLKPTIDLLKSWGIETVIGSTIGLDTNQLAGTDEQRAIDFQHQMDNPNIKAIWCVRGGYGTVRMIDLLDFTKFKQHPKWVIGFSDVTVLHNHLNTMGYKSIHGVMPVSIPRATPDAIATMKMALFGNPISYSVSPDPMNRFGKATGELVGGNLSILYSLLGSKSAIDCRDKILFIEDLDEYLYHIDRMMMNLKRNGCIENLKGIVIGAMTKMKDNDIPWGKNALEIIDDVTKKYDIPVIFNFPAGHIQDNRALVMGSTVTIEVNAAGSTLVFNK; encoded by the coding sequence ATGATAACACCTCCTTATTTACAAAAAGGCGATACAGTTGCCCTAGTAGCAACAGCAAGAAAAAATATCGATGACAATTTAAAACCAACAATCGACTTACTTAAAAGTTGGGGAATAGAAACCGTAATAGGAAGTACAATAGGATTAGATACTAATCAGCTAGCTGGAACTGATGAGCAACGTGCAATCGATTTTCAACATCAAATGGACAATCCAAACATTAAAGCAATTTGGTGCGTGCGTGGTGGATATGGTACTGTTCGAATGATTGACTTACTTGACTTCACTAAATTTAAGCAACATCCTAAATGGGTCATAGGTTTTAGCGATGTCACAGTCTTACACAATCATCTTAATACAATGGGCTACAAATCCATTCACGGTGTGATGCCAGTAAGTATTCCTCGTGCAACACCTGATGCGATTGCAACTATGAAAATGGCTTTGTTTGGCAACCCAATCTCCTATTCAGTTTCGCCAGACCCAATGAATCGATTTGGCAAAGCAACAGGTGAATTAGTTGGAGGTAATTTATCCATACTATATAGTCTATTAGGATCAAAATCAGCAATTGACTGCCGAGACAAAATACTTTTTATAGAAGATTTAGACGAATATCTTTATCATATTGATCGTATGATGATGAACCTAAAGCGAAATGGATGTATCGAAAACCTAAAAGGAATTGTAATTGGTGCTATGACCAAAATGAAAGATAATGATATCCCATGGGGGAAAAATGCATTAGAAATTATTGATGATGTTACCAAAAAATACGACATCCCTGTAATATTTAATTTTCCTGCAGGACACATCCAAGACAATAGAGCATTGGTAATGGGAAGTACTGTTACAATCGAAGTTAATGCGGCAGGAAGCACGCTTGTTTTTAATAAATAA
- a CDS encoding YraN family protein, protein MAEHNELGKKGEDLAVEYLQQNGYKILDRNWSFQKAEIDIIATKENTMAIVEVKTRSSLDFGLPQDFVNPKKIQLLVKAVNAYINDREMDFEIRFDIVAIHKKKESFVIEHLIDAFYHF, encoded by the coding sequence ATGGCTGAACACAATGAGCTCGGAAAAAAAGGAGAAGATCTTGCTGTGGAATATCTTCAACAAAATGGCTATAAAATTCTAGATCGGAATTGGAGTTTTCAAAAAGCTGAAATTGATATTATAGCCACCAAAGAAAACACAATGGCTATTGTAGAAGTAAAAACAAGATCGAGTCTTGACTTTGGCTTACCACAAGATTTTGTTAATCCAAAAAAAATTCAGCTACTTGTAAAAGCTGTAAATGCCTACATAAACGATAGGGAAATGGATTTTGAAATTCGTTTTGATATCGTTGCAATTCACAAAAAAAAGGAATCGTTTGTTATAGAACATCTTATAGATGCTTTTTATCACTTTTAA
- a CDS encoding aspartate kinase has product MKTVSSIVENYIKTKPFLLNALSLGIINLTSLSRNIMTELESEFGKEVKQGAVVMSLKRLTEELDFKLNHKINKVIKNIGEITVRSELTDYTFAASETVLNKQADLISDINTLSDIFYTSSRGVNETNIVVSSSINQLVEKHFAREKLIQKLSNLASITVKLPKENIVVPGIYYFIFQRLAWEGIIINEVISTSNEFTILVSEDQVDIAFKVIKDLKN; this is encoded by the coding sequence ATGAAAACTGTTTCCTCCATCGTAGAAAATTACATCAAAACGAAGCCTTTTTTATTAAATGCATTATCACTCGGCATTATTAATCTAACCTCATTATCTAGAAATATAATGACTGAATTAGAAAGCGAATTTGGCAAAGAAGTAAAACAAGGTGCTGTAGTAATGTCGTTAAAACGACTAACGGAAGAATTAGATTTTAAATTAAATCATAAGATAAACAAAGTAATTAAGAATATTGGCGAGATTACAGTACGATCAGAACTTACAGATTATACTTTTGCAGCATCTGAAACTGTTTTGAACAAACAAGCTGATTTAATATCTGACATTAATACATTATCAGATATATTCTATACCTCATCTCGTGGTGTTAACGAAACCAATATTGTAGTTAGTAGCAGTATAAATCAACTAGTTGAAAAACACTTTGCTCGCGAAAAATTAATTCAGAAATTAAGCAATTTGGCTTCAATTACTGTAAAATTACCAAAAGAAAACATTGTAGTTCCTGGTATATATTACTTTATTTTCCAACGTTTAGCATGGGAAGGAATTATAATAAATGAAGTTATCTCTACATCAAATGAATTTACAATATTAGTAAGTGAAGATCAAGTAGATATTGCTTTTAAAGTGATCAAAGACTTAAAAAACTAG
- a CDS encoding TonB-dependent receptor: MKQLKNLLRKPFLMPIILLFWLPNILLAQESQTKKTISGKVTDDKNNSLPGVSISIKDTKYNAATDFDGNYTLTYIPNGTNQTILFSYLGFIEKTEAINNRSEINASMQEETNKLNEVIVIGYGSQKKSNVTGAISSVKKESIETRATTNPAEALQGLVAGVNVQKSGGVAGAAVSVKIRGVNTFGATEPLYIIDGFQGNINTVNPTNIESMEVLKDGAAAAIYGSVAANGVIIVTTKNGQKEGVKVDFSSFLAYKNTAKTLDLLDADGYRTVHKRMYDEYNKYATSPKALPAYITNPSTTNTDWQDEVFRPGLTQNYGMGVQGRQGDLKFALYGNYVKEKGIVIDNTFGQQTASARVSFKKSIFDVDGKMAYIGTQNALPNFQLREVYAISPLVPVYDANEPYGYGLTNKNGLPTNTNPVAEEHFKNSMIKGQDITANIAITANISSWLKYKIAYSYRAKNEQQTAHFPPYIANPKEAHLYPLQTELRSYWDEQILDNIITIDKTFGKHTFGLMLGNTINGVSSNWNEVSVEGKTTDYSVENGQLVSIDRPSGFLDPNFETIGAGKGGTYSADGSKFQYNRLSFFSRLNYSFNDRYLLQMTIRKDGSSKFGEDSRWGTFPSIALGWKIEQEDFFPKDFIISTLKLRASWGQLGNEAALGYYSANTLISTGNGLGSGSVQGNGSNPWPGSIAKTLENRNLQWETTDSKNIGVDFTLKNGKISGSMNYYHNVTDNLLITKKLAPSAGIDDPILNVGKISNSGFELEVNYRDQINEFKYNVGFNMSTLKNKVISLANEGQTIYGEGLKYGDEHFPTQARVGNPISGFYLYKTDGIFQSTDEVNAHSKNGVLLQPNAQPGDIRFKDLNGDGVIDENDKAYAGTGLPKLEANISLGASYKGFDFSALIGSGWGNKLYNGNRYFYESMNSGTNMLASTLNSWTPENHSNTPRAVLQDPNGNSRESDRFLESGDFIRMRQLQIGYTIPNKMLGGAKLDKLRIYVSAENLFTITNYSGIDPEFSRSSVLNTGIDRFVYPFTRTFVTGVQYIF; the protein is encoded by the coding sequence ATGAAACAATTAAAAAACTTACTTAGGAAGCCTTTTCTAATGCCGATCATTCTCCTTTTTTGGCTACCAAATATCCTACTCGCGCAGGAGAGTCAGACAAAAAAGACCATATCTGGAAAAGTTACTGATGACAAAAACAACTCCTTGCCTGGAGTTAGTATTTCTATAAAAGACACTAAGTATAATGCCGCAACCGATTTTGATGGAAATTATACTTTAACCTATATACCAAATGGTACGAATCAGACTATTCTTTTTTCTTACTTAGGATTTATAGAAAAAACGGAAGCTATCAATAATCGCAGTGAAATTAATGCATCGATGCAAGAAGAAACCAATAAACTTAATGAGGTAATTGTTATTGGTTACGGATCTCAAAAGAAAAGCAATGTTACAGGAGCCATTTCATCTGTTAAGAAGGAAAGCATCGAAACACGAGCTACAACAAATCCAGCCGAAGCACTACAAGGCTTGGTTGCCGGAGTAAATGTTCAAAAAAGTGGTGGTGTTGCTGGAGCAGCTGTAAGCGTAAAAATACGTGGAGTAAATACTTTTGGAGCAACAGAACCTCTTTACATTATTGATGGGTTCCAAGGAAACATTAATACTGTAAATCCAACAAATATAGAATCTATGGAGGTTCTTAAAGATGGTGCGGCAGCAGCAATTTACGGATCTGTCGCAGCTAATGGAGTAATAATTGTAACTACAAAAAACGGTCAAAAAGAAGGAGTGAAAGTAGATTTTAGTTCATTTTTGGCTTATAAAAACACAGCAAAAACATTGGATTTATTAGATGCTGATGGCTATCGTACGGTACACAAAAGAATGTATGATGAGTATAATAAATATGCAACTTCTCCTAAAGCTCTTCCAGCTTATATCACTAATCCATCAACTACCAATACCGATTGGCAAGACGAAGTTTTCCGTCCTGGGCTTACTCAAAATTATGGCATGGGCGTACAAGGAAGACAAGGTGATCTTAAATTTGCCTTATATGGTAATTATGTAAAAGAAAAAGGAATTGTTATCGATAATACTTTTGGCCAACAAACCGCTAGCGCAAGAGTTAGCTTTAAAAAATCAATCTTTGATGTAGATGGAAAAATGGCATACATTGGAACACAAAATGCATTACCTAATTTTCAACTTAGAGAAGTATATGCAATATCGCCTTTAGTCCCTGTTTACGATGCAAATGAACCTTACGGTTATGGCTTAACAAACAAAAATGGTTTACCTACTAATACTAATCCTGTTGCCGAAGAACATTTTAAAAACAGCATGATAAAAGGTCAGGATATAACTGCAAATATTGCTATAACTGCAAACATTAGCTCTTGGTTAAAATACAAAATAGCCTATTCTTATCGTGCAAAAAATGAGCAACAAACAGCGCATTTCCCACCTTATATTGCTAATCCAAAAGAAGCACATTTGTACCCATTGCAAACCGAATTAAGATCATATTGGGATGAGCAAATATTAGACAACATTATAACAATTGACAAAACTTTTGGCAAACATACCTTTGGCTTGATGCTTGGAAATACTATAAATGGAGTCTCTTCAAATTGGAATGAGGTAAGCGTAGAAGGAAAAACAACTGACTATTCTGTAGAGAACGGACAATTAGTATCAATTGATCGTCCCTCTGGATTTTTAGATCCAAATTTTGAAACTATTGGAGCAGGTAAAGGAGGAACATACTCAGCAGATGGCTCTAAATTTCAATACAACCGTCTTTCTTTTTTTAGCCGACTAAATTATTCTTTCAACGATCGCTACTTACTTCAAATGACGATTAGAAAAGATGGTTCATCTAAATTTGGAGAAGACAGTCGTTGGGGAACTTTTCCATCTATTGCATTAGGATGGAAAATAGAACAAGAAGACTTTTTCCCTAAAGACTTTATCATATCAACTTTAAAATTGCGTGCTAGTTGGGGACAATTAGGAAACGAAGCCGCTCTAGGGTATTACTCAGCAAATACATTAATTAGTACAGGAAACGGTTTAGGTTCTGGCTCTGTACAAGGTAACGGAAGTAATCCTTGGCCTGGAAGTATTGCAAAAACGTTAGAGAATAGAAACTTACAATGGGAAACAACAGATTCTAAAAATATTGGTGTTGATTTTACCCTTAAAAACGGAAAAATTAGTGGTTCTATGAACTACTACCATAATGTAACTGACAATTTATTGATTACAAAAAAACTAGCTCCATCTGCTGGAATCGATGATCCTATTTTAAACGTAGGCAAAATTAGTAATAGCGGATTTGAACTTGAAGTTAATTACCGCGACCAGATTAATGAGTTTAAATACAATGTAGGTTTTAACATGTCTACCCTTAAAAACAAAGTAATCTCACTTGCAAACGAAGGTCAGACTATTTATGGTGAGGGATTAAAATATGGAGATGAGCATTTCCCTACTCAAGCACGCGTAGGAAATCCGATTAGTGGCTTTTATTTATACAAAACAGATGGTATTTTCCAATCTACTGACGAAGTAAATGCTCATAGTAAAAATGGTGTTTTATTACAACCAAATGCGCAACCGGGAGATATCCGATTTAAAGATTTGAATGGAGATGGTGTTATAGATGAAAACGACAAAGCATATGCTGGAACTGGATTACCAAAACTTGAAGCTAACATTAGTTTAGGTGCGAGCTATAAAGGGTTCGATTTCTCAGCTTTAATAGGAAGTGGCTGGGGCAACAAATTATATAACGGAAATAGATATTTCTATGAATCTATGAATTCTGGAACTAACATGCTAGCTTCAACACTTAATTCATGGACACCAGAAAACCACAGTAACACTCCTCGTGCCGTTTTGCAAGATCCAAATGGAAACAGCCGTGAATCAGATCGTTTTCTCGAAAGTGGCGATTTTATAAGAATGCGTCAATTACAAATCGGATATACAATCCCTAATAAAATGTTAGGCGGAGCAAAATTAGACAAGCTAAGGATTTATGTAAGTGCGGAGAATTTATTCACCATCACAAACTACTCAGGTATAGATCCAGAATTCTCGCGTTCTTCTGTTCTGAATACAGGAATTGACCGTTTCGTGTATCCATTTACAAGAACGTTTGTAACAGGTGTTCAATACATATTTTAA
- a CDS encoding RagB/SusD family nutrient uptake outer membrane protein translates to MKKTFFILSIIGLLTVASCSDYLDQQSPDQLTSNNFWRNKADAESALAATYSQLEGAVDQWAFAEVKWPVEAYREDICELGSDALNYQSWVELSTFTYTNGNSQFTRYWTLNYRGISNANQVIDKLPQVPTATLNDADRKQIEAEARFLRAYYHMKLLLNWEQIYIRNKYITKESDLSVPLSTRVETWNFITSELKAVAEILPLKQTQDKTGRATSGAANSYLGFAYLTRAYEETAQKQTFLNESLAALNKVQGYDLVKDYVSMFDGTTKNSKESIFELQFTETTANGAFYRNALHFWMAAGELGGWDEILPSTMLVNEFKKEGKIATTGNYDTRLYSTLFFKDPYFNDSNNPRVLGTTYDDKFGDTDKPVFRKYIPNTQEKMDQEYTAINIPLMRYSNVLLMQAEALNELGRTPEAIPYINKVRDRADMPAMTGTTGDEVKAQIEHERILEFPLENYRFYDLRRWGKTKSALDAVGRTGFNASKNNFYPIPLTELQAN, encoded by the coding sequence ATGAAGAAGACATTTTTTATACTATCCATTATAGGCCTATTAACTGTCGCTAGTTGTAGTGACTATTTAGACCAACAATCTCCCGATCAACTTACTTCAAATAATTTCTGGAGAAATAAAGCCGATGCCGAATCCGCTTTGGCAGCAACATATTCGCAACTCGAAGGTGCTGTCGATCAATGGGCTTTTGCCGAAGTAAAATGGCCCGTAGAAGCCTATAGAGAAGATATTTGCGAACTAGGAAGTGATGCATTAAATTACCAAAGCTGGGTAGAACTTTCGACATTCACCTATACCAATGGTAATAGTCAATTTACTAGATATTGGACACTAAATTACAGAGGAATTAGTAATGCAAATCAAGTAATTGATAAGTTACCACAAGTTCCAACTGCAACATTAAATGATGCTGATCGCAAACAAATAGAAGCCGAAGCTCGTTTTTTACGTGCTTATTACCACATGAAATTGCTTCTTAACTGGGAACAAATTTATATCAGAAACAAATATATAACTAAAGAAAGTGATTTAAGTGTTCCATTATCAACACGTGTTGAAACTTGGAACTTCATTACAAGTGAACTTAAAGCCGTAGCCGAAATATTACCACTTAAACAAACACAAGACAAAACCGGTCGTGCAACTAGTGGAGCGGCCAATAGCTACCTAGGATTTGCTTATTTAACAAGAGCATACGAAGAAACAGCCCAAAAACAAACATTCCTAAATGAATCTCTTGCTGCATTAAACAAAGTACAAGGATATGATTTGGTTAAAGATTATGTATCCATGTTTGATGGTACTACCAAAAATTCTAAAGAATCTATATTCGAACTACAATTCACAGAAACTACTGCCAATGGTGCATTTTACCGTAATGCACTCCACTTTTGGATGGCTGCAGGAGAACTAGGCGGATGGGATGAAATTCTTCCGAGTACAATGCTTGTAAACGAATTTAAAAAAGAAGGGAAAATAGCTACCACAGGAAATTACGACACTCGTCTTTATAGCACGCTTTTCTTTAAAGATCCTTATTTTAATGATTCAAACAATCCAAGAGTATTAGGAACTACTTACGATGATAAATTTGGTGATACTGACAAACCCGTATTCCGTAAATACATACCAAATACCCAAGAAAAAATGGATCAGGAATATACAGCAATCAACATTCCGCTTATGCGATATTCAAATGTATTATTGATGCAAGCAGAAGCACTGAACGAGCTAGGCCGTACGCCAGAAGCTATTCCATACATTAACAAAGTTCGTGATAGAGCCGATATGCCTGCAATGACTGGTACAACTGGTGATGAGGTAAAAGCTCAAATCGAACATGAAAGAATATTAGAATTTCCTCTAGAAAACTATCGCTTTTATGACTTACGTCGTTGGGGCAAAACAAAATCAGCACTTGATGCTGTAGGCCGTACTGGTTTTAATGCATCAAAAAACAATTTTTATCCAATTCCATTAACAGAGTTACAAGCAAATTAA
- a CDS encoding trehalase family glycosidase, whose product MGKRQILYILLFFFIIQFNWAQKDFPILESSKNSINYKGNPTEATDRKSLAFSDKGAWFAFGFLEPSEVKAGFSGPFLMTEENGVWLSPSLVSLQLNDENKHEAINWKSSLVSQNSYNSHLVQLFQNEKLDVKQQLVFLSGHSALQKTSITNKTGKVITLYPSYDSNIFIDNIQLSKENKTLKIVSTKSTAIGHIQFLNATPEVEIFKQGYKVQTEKLVLKPNETKDLIVSQTFIFPQYSWKNENEIIAKTTFNTLLKNTQKEKESQLEQLIARKKSIYKDATYSDLVAKLVLTLQNNTRIAAEGLKHGGLFPSYNYKWFHGFWAWDSWKHAVAVANYDSELAKNQMRALFDYQEPNGFIPDCIYRNNLLEENNYRNTKSPLAAWAIWKIYEKTKDANFIKEFYPKLKSYHNWWYKERDHDQDGICEFGSTDGTLVAAKWESGMDNAVRFDDSKILKNGDKAYSLDQESVDLNSFLYAEKNFLNKMAQVLKLNEEAKKWQDESATLKAKIQTQFWDPTTGWYYDTTIDGKTLIKAMGCEGYLPIWAEVATAEQTKAMKENMMNPTIFNTYVPLPTLAANHPKFKPERGYWRGPIWLDQSYFGINGLEKYGYTTEANQLAHKLIHNAEGVLDKGTSIRENYQPLTGKGMEAFNFSWSASHYLMLLLEDK is encoded by the coding sequence ATGGGCAAAAGGCAAATACTTTATATTCTTTTATTCTTTTTTATAATACAGTTCAATTGGGCACAAAAAGACTTCCCTATTTTAGAATCTTCAAAAAACAGTATAAATTATAAAGGAAATCCAACAGAAGCTACAGATAGAAAATCATTAGCTTTCTCTGATAAAGGTGCGTGGTTCGCATTTGGGTTCCTTGAACCAAGTGAAGTTAAAGCTGGCTTTTCTGGTCCTTTTTTAATGACCGAAGAAAATGGAGTTTGGCTAAGCCCTTCGTTGGTTTCATTACAACTTAATGACGAAAACAAACACGAAGCCATCAACTGGAAAAGTAGCTTGGTAAGTCAAAATAGTTACAATAGCCATTTAGTACAACTATTTCAAAATGAAAAATTAGACGTAAAACAGCAACTTGTTTTTTTATCTGGTCATTCAGCACTACAAAAAACAAGTATTACCAATAAAACTGGAAAAGTCATCACCCTTTACCCTTCTTATGATTCCAATATTTTCATAGACAACATCCAATTATCTAAAGAAAATAAAACATTAAAAATTGTTTCTACAAAAAGTACTGCTATTGGACACATTCAGTTTCTTAATGCAACACCCGAAGTTGAAATTTTCAAACAAGGATATAAAGTTCAAACTGAAAAACTAGTATTAAAACCAAACGAAACCAAAGACCTAATTGTTTCTCAAACCTTTATTTTTCCACAATATTCATGGAAAAATGAAAATGAAATCATCGCAAAAACAACTTTCAATACACTCCTTAAAAACACCCAAAAAGAAAAAGAGAGTCAATTAGAACAATTAATTGCCAGAAAGAAATCAATTTACAAAGATGCTACTTACTCTGATTTGGTTGCTAAACTAGTATTGACATTACAAAATAATACCAGAATTGCTGCCGAAGGATTAAAACACGGTGGACTTTTTCCTAGTTACAATTACAAGTGGTTTCATGGTTTTTGGGCATGGGACAGCTGGAAACATGCGGTTGCGGTTGCCAATTATGACTCCGAATTGGCAAAAAACCAAATGCGTGCCCTATTTGATTATCAAGAACCAAACGGATTTATTCCAGATTGCATCTACAGAAACAACCTCCTCGAAGAAAACAATTACCGAAATACAAAATCGCCACTTGCAGCATGGGCAATCTGGAAAATTTATGAAAAAACTAAAGATGCCAATTTTATAAAAGAGTTTTATCCAAAACTAAAATCATATCATAACTGGTGGTACAAAGAACGTGACCATGATCAGGATGGTATATGCGAATTTGGCTCTACAGATGGAACATTGGTTGCTGCCAAATGGGAAAGCGGAATGGATAATGCAGTACGTTTTGATGATAGTAAAATCTTAAAGAACGGTGATAAAGCCTATTCATTAGACCAGGAAAGCGTTGACTTAAATTCATTTTTATACGCCGAAAAGAACTTTTTAAATAAAATGGCTCAAGTTTTAAAATTGAATGAAGAAGCTAAAAAATGGCAAGACGAAAGTGCAACATTAAAAGCTAAAATTCAAACTCAATTTTGGGATCCAACAACAGGTTGGTATTATGATACCACAATCGACGGAAAAACATTGATAAAAGCGATGGGATGTGAAGGATATTTACCAATTTGGGCTGAGGTTGCTACAGCCGAACAAACCAAAGCCATGAAAGAAAACATGATGAATCCTACTATTTTCAACACATATGTTCCTTTACCAACATTGGCCGCAAACCACCCAAAATTTAAACCAGAACGTGGCTATTGGAGAGGACCTATTTGGCTTGACCAAAGTTATTTTGGTATAAATGGATTGGAAAAATACGGTTATACAACCGAAGCAAACCAATTGGCACATAAACTCATTCATAATGCAGAAGGAGTTCTGGACAAAGGCACATCTATAAGAGAAAACTACCAACCGCTTACAGGAAAAGGAATGGAAGCTTTTAACTTTAGCTGGTCGGCCTCACATTATTTAATGCTACTTTTAGAAGATAAATAA